The Methylomonas sp. UP202 DNA window AAATTCGCGTTGTTCAAAACTAACGATCTGCCAACCGTCGCCCGGGATACAACTGCGCGGCGAATGCACAACCGCGCCTTTACGTTGCGATTGATAATAGGCACTATAAAAGTTGATTGAATTATGGGTGCCTTGTTGCACAAAGTTAACGATGACGTAATCCGTTAACTTCAATTCGTTCAAGTAATATTGAGTCAAATAGTCATTATGTCCGCGCCAGTCGCCTAATTGCGTCGGGAAATGCAGAAAAGCTTTACGCTGAGGGATAATATCCTCCCTACCCTTGAACTTCTCCGAAGCGAGCCCTCCTAAAACTACTAAGCATAGCACTGCGTAGACTGAGATATTTAGCACTGCGGGCGGCATTCGAGATTCGGCCCGCCCCCATTCTTCAGGGATTTGCACCAACTCGTTCATCGACAGGCGACGACCACTAATTCGGCTAAAGATCCACATTTCGACGAACAGCAGCACCATGCACAACAGAAACACCGCCCAACCTTCAAAATCGTGCAAAAAACCCTCGGCCATATCAGTCCCCCAGTTATCGACTAGCACGCCAATAACACCGATGCGAAAACTGTTCATAAAAATGGTCAGCGGCATGGATGACAAAAAGATCAGCAATTTTTGCCAAAACGGCCCCTTAAAGAGATAGGCGCATAAAAACGCCAAACTAGCCAGCGGAAACAGATAGCGCAAGCCGCTACAAGCATCAACCACTTGTAGCTTATAGACCCCTAGATCGATAACGTTTCCTTCTAAATACACCATGATGTCGCAGGCACGGATAAATTCCACTCCGAGCCAGGACGAGATCAATTGCAATTTAGAAGACAAATTGTTCAGGATGAAGTCCGGAAACGGCACCATGAAGATTAAGAACAACAGCGGCACCGCGCCGGTGCGTAAGCCCTGTGTTCCGAATGCCGCCGTAAAAATTGCGAACAAGGCCAGAATCAACCCGTACTGTTCCAGGGTTTTCACGGTAGCCAGGCCGCCGAGTACCAACAGCAATAAAGCGATGACCAACAAACCCAATCCCGCTAGGGACTGCCGAACTTCGCCAACCCAGGTCAGCTCATGCCGGCGAATCCATAACAGATAAGCGGAAATACAGGGGATAAAAAATCCATGACTGTATTCCTCCCTTTTCGTCCAAGTTGTCATCATTTCGTCGATACTGCCGCGAAACGCCAAACCCAGCAATAGAAGAGCCCCGCACCATAACGCCCAGACCAATATTGGTTTATTTGTTTCCGTATTCATTCCGTTTGAAATTCCAAAAATTAAAAAAGCCACCGTCCGTCAGGGCATCCAGCTGAACATCGGACATTTTCCCAGCTCAACGTGAATCGCGGATGACATCCGGATTAATCTTCCGCAGTCTCTGAAAAAATGGGATTGTTTTTATCGTCTTCGTGCAATTTCGCCTTTTCTTCCGGATAAATATGCCAAAACGATTGATCGATCGCACCGTTCGTGTATCCGTTTTTACGATCGTGGGTGAACGGGCACCACCAATTTTCGACGACTTTGACCATGTAGGCGTGCCATTCGAACAGCGCAACGCTGTAAGGGC harbors:
- the xrtD gene encoding VPLPA-CTERM-specific exosortase XrtD codes for the protein MNTETNKPILVWALWCGALLLLGLAFRGSIDEMMTTWTKREEYSHGFFIPCISAYLLWIRRHELTWVGEVRQSLAGLGLLVIALLLLVLGGLATVKTLEQYGLILALFAIFTAAFGTQGLRTGAVPLLFLIFMVPFPDFILNNLSSKLQLISSWLGVEFIRACDIMVYLEGNVIDLGVYKLQVVDACSGLRYLFPLASLAFLCAYLFKGPFWQKLLIFLSSMPLTIFMNSFRIGVIGVLVDNWGTDMAEGFLHDFEGWAVFLLCMVLLFVEMWIFSRISGRRLSMNELVQIPEEWGRAESRMPPAVLNISVYAVLCLVVLGGLASEKFKGREDIIPQRKAFLHFPTQLGDWRGHNDYLTQYYLNELKLTDYVIVNFVQQGTHNSINFYSAYYQSQRKGAVVHSPRSCIPGDGWQIVSFEQREFPEMRIGDDSIKLSRAIIQKGDSRQLVYFWFHQRGRQVTNEFLVKWYLFYDAITLNRTDGALIRLVTPVDKVEDISFADRRLQDFMKSLLPVLPEYLPGKNVVPIVRSAG